From the genome of Mesorhizobium japonicum MAFF 303099, one region includes:
- a CDS encoding DNA translocase FtsK, producing MESKRFPRVNSLKPASPDDPEGKRFNGPGGKAGGQQTGAAAAGNFPPPVDLGGNESPAWQEYFFLAPNVRFTRTPDYEASPRHPRQITSEQGEPPARQAVAQPAAAATSSAVSSSSLSAAMKSRNAAVEAARPPAGDKAAMHERSPASVAPRHASEKARTVVTAGPRMAATARASAPAASAQAMAAPVRTTGRETVRWPYLSDHVFFELMAPYMIEGSSQTSRAVPVPRAAAPVAAGRIDVRAAPSADPTASFRVIDWLPGQQAPAALPDVRPANSNEAAVQPVAGGVPKRAQARMATSAVAGKAAPAQVAQGAEETVQAPAVRASSPLPLVGKIVPATTGEAYELPSEELLQQPPEGQGFYMSQERLEQNADLLESVLEDFGVRGEIIHVRPGPVVTLYEFEPAPGVKSSRVIGLADDIARSMSAISARVAVVPGRNVIGIELPNETRETVYFRELIESQGFRKTSCKLALCLGKTIGGEPVIAELAKMPHLLVAGTTGSGKSVAINTMILSLLYRLKPEECRLIMVDPKMLELSVYDGIPHLLTPVVTDPKKAVTALKWAVREMEDRYRKMARLGVRNIDGYNERAAQARDKGEAVVMTVQTGFEKGTGEPLFEQQEIDLAPMPYIVVIVDEMADLMMVAGKEIEGAIQRLAQMARAAGIHLIMATQRPSVDVITGTIKANFPTRISFQVTSKIDSRTILGEQGAEQLLGQGDMLHMMGGGRISRVHGPFVSDAEVEHVVAHLKAQGRPEYLETVTADEDEEEVDDDQGAVFDKGSVAAEDGDSSYDEAVKVVVRDKKCSTSYIQRRLGIGYNRAASLVERMEKEGLVGAPNHVGKREIIMGRRPPAAAPDDDGTE from the coding sequence ATGGAATCCAAGCGTTTTCCTCGGGTCAATTCATTGAAGCCAGCTTCGCCCGATGACCCCGAGGGAAAGCGTTTCAACGGCCCGGGCGGCAAGGCGGGCGGCCAGCAGACCGGCGCGGCCGCGGCCGGCAATTTCCCGCCACCTGTCGATCTCGGCGGCAACGAAAGCCCCGCCTGGCAGGAATATTTCTTCCTGGCGCCCAATGTGCGGTTTACCCGCACCCCGGACTATGAAGCCAGCCCGCGCCATCCGCGCCAGATCACCTCCGAGCAAGGCGAACCGCCGGCGCGGCAAGCCGTCGCACAGCCTGCCGCGGCCGCGACGTCGTCCGCAGTCTCATCCTCGTCATTGTCTGCGGCGATGAAGAGCCGGAACGCCGCTGTGGAAGCCGCCCGGCCGCCCGCCGGCGACAAAGCCGCGATGCATGAAAGATCGCCGGCCTCCGTTGCGCCAAGGCATGCCAGCGAAAAGGCGCGGACCGTCGTGACGGCCGGTCCGAGGATGGCCGCAACAGCACGGGCATCCGCACCGGCCGCGTCTGCCCAGGCAATGGCGGCGCCAGTCAGGACGACAGGCCGCGAAACCGTCCGCTGGCCCTATCTGTCGGATCACGTCTTCTTCGAGCTCATGGCGCCCTACATGATCGAAGGTTCGTCGCAGACGTCGCGAGCCGTCCCGGTCCCGCGCGCCGCCGCGCCAGTTGCCGCCGGTCGGATCGATGTCCGCGCCGCGCCCTCGGCCGACCCGACCGCGTCGTTCCGCGTCATCGACTGGCTTCCAGGCCAGCAAGCCCCTGCCGCTTTGCCGGATGTCCGGCCGGCCAACTCCAACGAAGCCGCGGTTCAGCCGGTAGCGGGTGGTGTGCCGAAGCGAGCCCAAGCGCGGATGGCAACCTCTGCCGTCGCGGGCAAGGCCGCTCCGGCGCAGGTCGCGCAAGGCGCCGAGGAGACCGTGCAGGCTCCGGCCGTGCGCGCCTCTTCGCCGCTGCCTTTGGTCGGCAAGATCGTGCCGGCCACGACCGGCGAGGCGTATGAACTTCCCTCGGAAGAGCTGCTGCAGCAGCCGCCGGAAGGGCAGGGCTTCTACATGTCGCAGGAGCGGCTCGAGCAGAATGCCGATCTTCTGGAAAGCGTGCTCGAGGATTTCGGCGTGCGCGGCGAGATCATCCACGTTCGCCCCGGTCCAGTCGTCACCCTCTATGAGTTCGAGCCGGCGCCGGGCGTCAAATCGTCCCGCGTCATCGGCCTTGCCGACGACATCGCCCGTTCCATGTCGGCGATTTCGGCGCGCGTCGCCGTCGTGCCCGGCCGCAACGTCATCGGCATCGAGCTGCCGAACGAGACGCGCGAGACCGTCTATTTCCGAGAACTGATCGAATCGCAGGGTTTCCGCAAGACCAGCTGCAAGCTGGCGCTTTGCCTCGGCAAGACGATCGGCGGCGAGCCCGTCATCGCCGAACTGGCGAAGATGCCGCACCTGCTGGTCGCCGGCACCACCGGCTCCGGCAAGTCGGTCGCCATCAACACCATGATCCTGTCGCTGCTCTACCGGCTGAAGCCGGAAGAATGCCGGCTGATCATGGTCGATCCGAAGATGCTGGAGCTCTCCGTCTATGACGGCATCCCACATCTTCTGACGCCCGTCGTCACCGATCCCAAGAAGGCCGTCACCGCGCTCAAATGGGCGGTGCGCGAGATGGAGGACCGCTATCGCAAGATGGCGCGGCTCGGCGTGCGCAACATTGACGGCTACAATGAGCGCGCCGCCCAAGCCCGCGACAAGGGCGAGGCGGTCGTCATGACCGTGCAGACAGGCTTCGAAAAGGGCACCGGCGAGCCGCTGTTCGAGCAGCAGGAAATCGATCTGGCGCCGATGCCCTACATCGTCGTCATCGTCGACGAGATGGCTGACCTGATGATGGTCGCCGGCAAGGAGATCGAAGGCGCGATCCAACGCCTGGCGCAGATGGCGCGCGCCGCCGGCATACATCTGATCATGGCAACGCAACGCCCCTCGGTCGATGTCATCACCGGCACGATCAAGGCCAACTTCCCGACCCGCATTTCCTTTCAGGTCACCTCCAAGATCGACAGCCGCACCATCCTGGGCGAGCAGGGCGCCGAACAGCTGCTCGGTCAGGGCGACATGCTGCACATGATGGGCGGCGGGCGCATTTCGCGCGTGCATGGCCCCTTTGTCTCCGACGCCGAGGTCGAACATGTCGTGGCGCATCTGAAGGCGCAGGGCCGCCCGGAATATCTGGAGACCGTGACCGCCGACGAGGACGAGGAAGAGGTCGACGACGATCAGGGCGCGGTCTTCGACAAGGGATCCGTCGCGGCCGAGGACGGCGATTCCAGCTATGACGAAGCGGTCAAGGTGGTGGTGCGCGACAAGAAGTGTTCGACGTCCTACATCCAGCGCCGCCTCGGCATCGGCTACAACCGCGCCGCTTCCCTGGTCGAGCGCATGGAGAAGGAAGGCCTGGTCGGCGCGCCCAACCATGTCGGCAAGCGCGAGATCATCATGGGCCGGCGCCCGCCGGCGGCCGCGCCTGACGATGACGGCACGGAATGA
- the lptE gene encoding LPS assembly lipoprotein LptE: protein MSLPDREKTELSRLLRRVALVGSLALVSACTVHPLYSKAPLSTGASANAELASIAIKPVRTRYAQQVRNNLIFGFGRGAGEPASPLYSLTLSVTEAVVSSALVQVGTDEDEPTAGSVTLTANYTLTDAKTGAVITVGKRSITSSFDRPRQEFASYRAQIDAENRAARELAEALQLSIAQDLVRHGKAAS, encoded by the coding sequence ATGTCGTTGCCTGATCGGGAAAAGACAGAGCTGAGCCGTCTGCTGCGCCGCGTGGCGCTTGTCGGCTCGCTGGCGCTGGTTTCGGCCTGCACGGTGCACCCGCTCTATTCCAAAGCGCCGTTGTCGACGGGCGCGAGCGCCAATGCCGAGCTGGCGTCGATCGCCATCAAGCCGGTCAGGACGCGTTATGCCCAGCAGGTGCGCAACAATCTGATCTTCGGCTTCGGGCGGGGTGCCGGCGAACCGGCGTCGCCGCTTTATTCGCTTACTCTCAGCGTGACCGAAGCTGTTGTATCCTCGGCCCTCGTGCAGGTCGGCACCGATGAGGACGAGCCGACCGCCGGATCGGTGACGCTGACCGCCAACTATACGCTGACCGATGCGAAAACCGGCGCCGTCATCACCGTCGGCAAGCGCTCGATCACCTCGTCCTTCGACAGGCCGCGCCAGGAATTTGCCTCGTACCGGGCGCAGATCGATGCCGAGAACCGCGCCGCGCGCGAACTGGCCGAGGCGCTGCAGCTGTCCATCGCCCAGGATCTGGTCCGGCACGGGAAGGCGGCCAGCTAG
- the leuS gene encoding leucine--tRNA ligase, producing MATERYNPRASEPKWQKAWAEKKLFEARNDDPKPKYYVLEMFPYPSGRIHIGHTRNYTMGDVVARYKRAKGFNVLHPMGWDAFGMPAENAAMQNKVHPKEWTYQNIATMREQLKVMGLSLDWAREFATCDVDYYHRQQMLFLDFVEKGLVTRKSSKVNWDPEDMTVLANEQVIDGRGWRSGALVEQRELTQWFFKITDFAQDLLDSLEGLDEWPEKVKLMQQNWIGRSEGLLIRWPLASDVAGEHELEVYTTRPDTIFGASFMAVAADHPLAKKAAETNPALAKFIDEVRHMGTSVAALETAEKKGFDTGIRVVHPFDDSWTLPVYVANFVLMEYGTGAIFGCPSGDQRDLDFANKYGLPVIPVVMPEGGDAKSFQITEEAYVDDGVMINSRFLDGMKPDRAFDEVAKLLEQKTIGNRPMAERKVNFRLRDWGISRQRYWGCPIPMIHCEDCGVVPVPKADLPVKLPDDVDFDRPGNPLDRHPTWRHVKCPQCGRDARRETDTMDTFVDSSWYFARFTAPWAYEPTDPRAANEWLPVDQYIGGIEHAILHLLYSRFFTRAMRATGHVDLAEPFKGLFTQGMVVHETYRVGGASNNGRWLSPAEVRIEDAEGKRRAIEIATGEEAAIGSLEKMSKSKKNTVSPEDITDGYGADTARWLMLSDSPPEGDVEWTDDGAAGAHRFMQRIWRLVSTAAETLAGVKPAAADSGEAGAVRKATHKILKAVGEDIEKLGFNRAIARIYELANVLTTPLNQVAEGKADPALQGACREAVEILVHLIAPVMPHLAEECWETLGGTDLVAERPWPAFDPALVVDNEVTYPVQVNGKKRGDLTIARDADQGAVEKAVLALDFVQKALEGKAPRKVIIVPQRIVNVVA from the coding sequence ATGGCAACCGAACGATACAATCCGCGCGCGTCAGAACCCAAATGGCAGAAGGCCTGGGCCGAAAAGAAGCTGTTCGAAGCGCGCAATGACGACCCGAAGCCGAAATACTACGTGCTGGAAATGTTCCCGTATCCGTCGGGGCGCATCCATATCGGCCACACCCGCAACTACACGATGGGCGACGTGGTCGCGCGCTACAAGCGGGCCAAGGGGTTCAACGTGCTGCACCCGATGGGCTGGGACGCTTTCGGCATGCCGGCCGAGAACGCGGCGATGCAGAACAAGGTCCATCCCAAGGAATGGACCTACCAGAACATCGCCACCATGCGCGAGCAGCTCAAGGTCATGGGCCTGTCGCTGGACTGGGCGCGCGAATTCGCGACCTGCGACGTCGACTACTACCACCGCCAGCAGATGCTGTTCCTCGATTTCGTCGAGAAGGGGCTGGTGACGCGCAAATCCTCGAAGGTCAACTGGGACCCGGAGGACATGACCGTGCTCGCCAACGAGCAGGTCATCGACGGTCGCGGCTGGCGCTCCGGCGCGCTGGTCGAACAGCGCGAGCTGACGCAGTGGTTCTTCAAGATCACCGACTTTGCGCAGGACCTGCTGGATTCGCTCGAAGGCCTCGACGAATGGCCCGAAAAAGTGAAGCTGATGCAGCAGAACTGGATCGGCCGTTCGGAAGGCCTGCTGATCCGCTGGCCTCTGGCCTCTGACGTTGCCGGCGAACATGAGCTGGAAGTCTACACGACTCGGCCCGATACCATTTTCGGCGCCTCCTTCATGGCTGTCGCCGCCGATCATCCGCTGGCCAAGAAGGCCGCCGAGACCAATCCGGCGCTGGCGAAGTTCATCGACGAAGTCCGCCATATGGGCACTTCGGTGGCCGCACTGGAGACGGCCGAGAAGAAGGGCTTCGACACCGGCATCCGTGTCGTCCATCCCTTCGACGACAGCTGGACGCTGCCTGTCTACGTCGCCAATTTCGTGCTGATGGAATACGGCACCGGCGCCATCTTCGGCTGCCCGTCCGGCGACCAGCGCGACCTCGACTTCGCCAACAAATACGGCTTGCCGGTGATCCCGGTGGTGATGCCGGAGGGCGGCGATGCGAAGTCGTTCCAGATCACGGAAGAAGCGTATGTCGACGACGGCGTGATGATCAATTCGCGCTTCCTCGACGGCATGAAGCCGGACCGCGCCTTCGACGAAGTGGCGAAGCTGCTGGAGCAGAAGACGATCGGCAACCGGCCTATGGCCGAGCGCAAGGTGAATTTCCGCCTGCGCGACTGGGGCATTTCGCGTCAGCGCTACTGGGGCTGCCCGATCCCGATGATCCATTGCGAGGATTGCGGCGTGGTGCCGGTGCCGAAGGCCGACCTGCCGGTCAAGCTGCCCGACGATGTCGATTTCGACCGGCCGGGCAACCCGCTCGACCGGCATCCGACCTGGCGGCATGTAAAGTGCCCGCAATGCGGCAGGGATGCGCGGCGCGAGACCGACACGATGGACACGTTCGTCGATTCGTCCTGGTATTTTGCCCGCTTCACCGCGCCCTGGGCGTATGAGCCGACCGATCCCAGAGCGGCCAACGAATGGCTGCCGGTCGACCAGTATATTGGCGGCATCGAGCACGCGATCCTGCACCTGCTCTATTCGCGCTTCTTCACCCGCGCCATGCGCGCGACCGGGCATGTCGACCTTGCCGAGCCGTTCAAGGGCCTGTTCACGCAAGGCATGGTGGTGCACGAGACCTACCGCGTCGGTGGCGCCTCGAACAATGGCCGCTGGCTGTCGCCGGCTGAGGTCAGGATCGAGGATGCCGAAGGCAAGCGCCGCGCCATCGAGATCGCCACCGGCGAAGAGGCGGCGATCGGCTCGCTCGAAAAGATGTCGAAGTCGAAGAAGAACACGGTCAGCCCGGAAGACATCACCGACGGCTACGGCGCCGACACCGCGCGCTGGCTCATGCTGTCGGATTCGCCGCCCGAGGGCGACGTCGAGTGGACCGACGATGGCGCCGCCGGCGCGCATCGCTTCATGCAGCGCATCTGGCGCCTGGTGTCGACGGCGGCCGAGACGCTGGCAGGCGTCAAGCCTGCCGCGGCTGACTCCGGCGAGGCGGGAGCGGTCCGCAAGGCCACGCACAAGATCCTGAAGGCGGTCGGCGAGGACATCGAGAAGCTCGGCTTCAACCGTGCCATCGCCCGCATCTATGAACTGGCCAATGTGCTGACAACGCCGCTCAACCAGGTAGCGGAAGGCAAGGCCGATCCGGCACTGCAGGGCGCCTGCCGCGAGGCGGTGGAGATCCTGGTGCATCTGATCGCGCCTGTCATGCCGCATCTGGCCGAAGAGTGCTGGGAGACGCTCGGCGGCACCGATCTGGTCGCCGAACGGCCATGGCCGGCCTTCGACCCGGCGCTGGTCGTCGACAACGAAGTGACCTATCCAGTGCAGGTCAACGGCAAGAAGCGGGGGGATTTGACAATTGCCCGCGACGCGGACCAAGGTGCGGTCGAAAAAGCGGTACTGGCTCTCGACTTCGTGCAGAAAGCACTCGAAGGTAAGGCTCCGCGCAAGGTGATCATCGTGCCGCAGAGGATCGTCAATGTCGTTGCCTGA
- a CDS encoding YggS family pyridoxal phosphate-dependent enzyme, which produces MGDTVQQFFAVKAKIAAAEREARREAGAVTLVAVSKTFDAADIRPVIEAGQRVFGENRVQEAQGKWPDLKQAFADIELHLIGPLQSNKAKEAVALFDVIETVDREKIAAELAKEIARQGRAPKLYVQVNTGSEPQKAGIEPRAAIAFVTRCRDVHGLAIEGLMCIPPADENPGPHFALLEKLAREAGVEKLSMGMSGDYETAIAFGATSVRVGSAIFGSR; this is translated from the coding sequence ATGGGTGACACCGTTCAGCAGTTTTTCGCGGTCAAGGCGAAGATCGCCGCCGCCGAGCGGGAAGCCCGCCGCGAGGCCGGCGCGGTGACGCTGGTGGCCGTCTCCAAGACCTTTGACGCCGCCGACATCCGGCCAGTGATCGAGGCCGGCCAACGGGTCTTCGGCGAGAACCGCGTGCAGGAAGCGCAAGGCAAATGGCCTGATCTGAAGCAGGCCTTCGCCGATATCGAATTGCATCTCATCGGTCCGCTGCAGTCAAACAAGGCCAAGGAGGCGGTGGCGCTGTTCGACGTCATCGAGACGGTCGACCGCGAGAAAATCGCCGCCGAACTCGCCAAGGAAATCGCCAGGCAAGGCCGCGCGCCAAAACTCTATGTCCAGGTCAACACTGGCTCCGAGCCGCAGAAGGCCGGCATCGAGCCGCGCGCCGCGATCGCCTTCGTCACCCGCTGCCGCGATGTCCACGGCCTCGCCATCGAAGGGCTTATGTGCATCCCGCCGGCCGACGAGAACCCCGGCCCGCATTTCGCCCTGCTGGAAAAGCTTGCCCGCGAGGCCGGCGTCGAAAAACTATCGATGGGCATGTCCGGCGACTACGAGACGGCCATCGCCTTCGGCGCCACCAGCGTCAGGGTAGGCTCGGCGATCTTCGGCAGCCGCTGA
- a CDS encoding LysR substrate-binding domain-containing protein yields MARPDINRSGEIEVFVRVVEAGSFSAAARTLRMTPSAVSKLIARLEARLGARLVSRSTRKLQLTPEGTAFYDSGLRILADMAAAEREAAAGAAPRGRLRVNTYVPFGVHRLIPLLPRFLERYSEISVDLVLTDSVIDLMAERADVAIRAGPLGESRLVARKLGQSLVVVVAAPSYLEAHGKPLTPADLDGHNLMGFGFVRHIDGWPFVDAEGRAVMVPITGNTLVSDGEAMRLMTLAGAGISRLARWHVAADIAAGRLVALLEDFNPGDEEATHAVYVGQGRHLPARVRAFLDFLAETVRL; encoded by the coding sequence ATGGCCAGACCCGACATCAACCGCTCCGGCGAGATCGAAGTCTTCGTGCGCGTTGTCGAGGCGGGCAGCTTCTCGGCGGCTGCGCGCACGTTGCGCATGACGCCATCGGCCGTCAGCAAACTGATCGCGCGTCTGGAGGCTCGGCTCGGCGCGCGGCTGGTTAGCCGTTCGACACGCAAGCTGCAGCTGACGCCGGAGGGAACGGCGTTCTACGACAGCGGATTGCGTATCCTGGCCGACATGGCAGCGGCCGAGCGCGAGGCGGCGGCGGGTGCCGCACCACGCGGGAGGCTGCGCGTCAACACCTACGTGCCCTTCGGCGTGCACCGGCTGATCCCGCTCTTGCCGCGCTTCCTTGAGCGCTATTCCGAGATATCCGTCGATCTGGTGCTGACCGACAGCGTCATCGACCTGATGGCCGAACGTGCCGATGTCGCCATCCGCGCCGGGCCGCTCGGCGAATCGCGGCTGGTGGCGCGCAAGCTCGGACAGAGCCTGGTGGTGGTGGTTGCGGCCCCGTCCTATCTCGAAGCGCACGGCAAGCCTCTGACGCCGGCCGACCTCGATGGGCATAATCTCATGGGCTTCGGCTTCGTCAGGCATATCGATGGCTGGCCGTTTGTCGACGCTGAAGGCCGCGCGGTCATGGTCCCGATCACCGGCAACACGCTGGTCAGCGACGGCGAGGCGATGCGGCTGATGACGCTGGCCGGAGCCGGCATCTCCCGGCTGGCGCGCTGGCATGTCGCGGCCGATATCGCTGCCGGGCGGCTGGTAGCACTGCTGGAGGATTTCAATCCGGGCGACGAGGAGGCGACCCACGCCGTCTATGTCGGCCAGGGCCGGCATCTGCCGGCGCGGGTGCGGGCCTTTCTCGATTTTCTGGCCGAGACCGTGCGGCTCTGA
- a CDS encoding MFS transporter, with translation MPIALYALAAGAFGIGVTEFVIMGLLIDVSKDLGVSISAAGQLISGYALGVVIGAPLLTIATGNWPRKTVLLALMAIFTLGNLACALAPDYWALMGARIITAFAHGTFFGVGSVVATGLVAPNKKASAIALMFTGLTIANILGVPFGTWLGQAFGWRATFWAVTAVGLAAFAVILALVPRSQVAPEKSDLRADLAVLRRTPVLLGLATTVLGYAGVFAVFTYIAPLLTEISGFKEAAVSPILLVFGGGLIAGNLAGGKVADRWLVPAVLGSLVVLALVLATMSFAIHSQVLAVIYVGLLGAAAFATVAPLQMWVLDKAQGAGQSLASSFNIAAFNLGNAAGAWLGGAVIAHGLGLGSLTWVAALLPVAALAVAGLALRLDRHEERLIPAAAGTACMK, from the coding sequence ATGCCTATTGCTCTCTACGCCCTCGCCGCCGGTGCCTTTGGCATTGGCGTCACCGAATTCGTCATCATGGGTCTGCTGATCGATGTCAGCAAGGACCTCGGCGTCTCGATCTCGGCCGCCGGCCAGCTCATTTCGGGCTATGCGCTGGGCGTCGTCATCGGCGCGCCGCTGCTCACCATCGCCACCGGCAACTGGCCGCGCAAGACCGTGCTGCTGGCGCTGATGGCGATCTTCACGCTGGGCAATCTCGCCTGTGCGCTGGCGCCCGACTATTGGGCCCTGATGGGCGCCCGGATCATCACCGCCTTTGCCCATGGCACGTTCTTCGGCGTCGGCTCTGTCGTCGCCACCGGCCTGGTCGCGCCCAACAAGAAGGCGTCGGCGATCGCGCTGATGTTCACCGGGCTCACCATCGCCAACATCCTCGGCGTGCCCTTCGGCACCTGGCTCGGCCAGGCCTTCGGCTGGCGCGCGACCTTCTGGGCGGTGACCGCGGTCGGCCTCGCGGCCTTCGCCGTCATCCTGGCCCTGGTGCCGCGCAGCCAGGTCGCGCCCGAGAAGAGCGACCTGCGCGCCGATCTCGCCGTGCTGCGCCGCACGCCGGTCCTGCTCGGCCTTGCTACCACCGTGCTTGGCTATGCCGGTGTCTTCGCCGTCTTCACCTACATCGCTCCGCTGTTGACCGAGATCAGCGGCTTCAAGGAAGCCGCCGTGTCGCCGATCCTGCTCGTCTTCGGCGGCGGCCTCATCGCCGGCAATCTCGCCGGCGGCAAGGTCGCCGACCGTTGGCTGGTGCCGGCGGTGCTGGGCAGCCTCGTGGTGCTGGCCCTGGTGCTGGCGACCATGAGCTTCGCCATCCACAGCCAGGTACTGGCCGTGATCTATGTCGGGCTGCTCGGCGCCGCCGCCTTCGCCACCGTGGCGCCGTTGCAGATGTGGGTGCTGGACAAGGCGCAAGGCGCCGGCCAGAGCCTCGCCTCGTCCTTCAACATCGCCGCCTTCAATCTCGGCAATGCCGCTGGCGCCTGGCTCGGCGGCGCGGTCATCGCCCATGGCCTTGGGCTGGGTTCCCTCACCTGGGTCGCCGCCTTGCTGCCGGTCGCGGCACTCGCCGTGGCCGGGCTGGCCCTGCGCCTCGACAGACATGAAGAGCGGCTGATCCCGGCTGCTGCCGGCACCGCCTGCATGAAGTGA
- a CDS encoding SGNH/GDSL hydrolase family protein — translation MTLPIRRTTVALLATRLTLGALALAASSMVSPAIANEKQDWVGTWTASPQPTWGTDFALPVKMVPKLENQTIRQTVRTSVGGRRFRIVLSNEYSNVPIQIGEIRAARAGEDSKITAGTDRAVTFGGQAKATVPAGAPLVSDPVELPLDALSRLSISVYLPQPTPIATFHWDGKQTAYIGDGNQTASETIAAAQTTDARTLVSEILVDAPANNGAVIAIGDSITDGNGATLDADNRWPDVLAERLVSKQVSVLNAGISGARLLDDAMGVKASARFNRDVLAQPGVKAVILLIGINDISWPGTPFAPEKSLPSLAALTTGYLQLAAQAHAHNLIIVGGTLTPFEGALSGTPLDAYYTPEKEALRQKVNNWIRTSGAFDAVVDFDLLLRDPLHPTRLLPEFDSGDHLHPGDKGNRAMAEAIDLGQLIKN, via the coding sequence ATGACGCTTCCGATCCGCCGCACCACCGTTGCCCTGCTGGCAACGCGCCTGACGCTGGGCGCGCTCGCTTTGGCGGCTTCGTCGATGGTCAGCCCGGCAATTGCCAACGAGAAACAGGATTGGGTGGGCACCTGGACGGCCAGCCCTCAACCGACATGGGGAACCGATTTTGCCTTGCCGGTGAAAATGGTGCCAAAGCTCGAGAACCAGACCATACGCCAGACGGTCAGGACCAGCGTTGGCGGCAGGCGGTTCCGCATCGTCCTGTCGAACGAATATTCAAACGTGCCGATCCAGATCGGCGAAATACGTGCGGCGAGAGCTGGCGAGGACTCGAAAATCACGGCCGGCACCGATCGTGCCGTCACATTCGGCGGTCAGGCAAAGGCAACAGTTCCGGCAGGCGCGCCTTTGGTCAGCGATCCGGTGGAATTGCCCCTCGACGCCTTGAGCCGCCTTTCAATATCGGTCTATCTGCCGCAGCCCACACCGATCGCCACCTTCCATTGGGACGGCAAGCAGACCGCCTATATCGGCGACGGCAACCAGACGGCTTCCGAAACCATCGCGGCCGCGCAGACCACCGACGCGCGTACCTTGGTCAGCGAGATCCTGGTCGATGCGCCGGCAAATAATGGCGCCGTCATCGCCATCGGCGATTCGATCACCGACGGCAATGGCGCCACGCTGGACGCCGACAACCGGTGGCCGGACGTCCTCGCCGAGCGCCTCGTCTCGAAGCAAGTGTCGGTGCTCAACGCAGGCATATCCGGAGCGCGGCTGCTGGATGATGCGATGGGCGTGAAGGCTTCGGCGCGCTTCAACCGTGACGTGCTGGCTCAGCCCGGCGTCAAGGCAGTCATCCTGCTCATCGGCATCAACGATATCAGCTGGCCCGGCACGCCATTCGCACCTGAGAAATCCCTACCCTCTCTGGCGGCACTCACCACTGGATACTTGCAACTCGCAGCCCAGGCCCACGCCCATAATCTGATCATCGTCGGCGGCACGTTGACGCCCTTTGAGGGCGCGCTGAGCGGCACGCCGCTCGATGCCTATTACACGCCTGAAAAAGAAGCGTTGCGCCAGAAGGTCAACAACTGGATCAGAACCAGTGGTGCCTTCGATGCGGTCGTCGACTTCGACCTGCTGCTCCGCGACCCCCTGCACCCGACACGCCTGCTGCCGGAGTTCGATTCCGGCGACCACCTCCATCCGGGCGACAAGGGAAACCGGGCCATGGCCGAGGCCATCGATCTCGGCCAACTGATCAAGAATTGA
- a CDS encoding aldo/keto reductase: protein MDYRRLGASGLKVPALSFGAGTFGGSGPLFGAWGNSDAKEARRLVDICLEAGVNLFDTADVYSNGASEEVLGEAIKGRRDAVLISTKTSLPMGDGPADYGSSRSRLIKSVDAALKRLGTDYIDLLQLHAFDAGTPVEEVLSTLDELVRAGKLRYVGVSNFSGWQVMKSLAQADRHGYPRYVAHQVYYSLVGRDYEWELMPLGLDQGVGALVWSPLGWGRLTGKIRRGQPLPEKSRLHDTAGFGPPVEDEHLYRVMDALDAVAQETGKTVPQIAINWLLQRPTVSSVIIGARNEEQLRQNLGAVGWSLTPEQMKKLDAASEVTAPYPYFAYRRQEGFARLNPQAV from the coding sequence ATGGACTATCGACGTCTCGGCGCGTCAGGCCTGAAAGTGCCCGCACTCTCATTTGGCGCGGGAACCTTTGGCGGCTCCGGACCGCTGTTCGGCGCCTGGGGCAACAGCGACGCCAAGGAAGCGCGGCGGCTGGTCGACATCTGCTTGGAAGCTGGCGTCAATCTGTTCGACACCGCCGACGTCTATTCGAACGGCGCCTCGGAAGAAGTCCTTGGTGAAGCCATCAAGGGCCGGCGCGACGCCGTGCTGATCTCGACCAAGACGTCCTTGCCTATGGGTGATGGGCCGGCCGACTACGGCTCTTCCCGTTCGCGCCTGATCAAATCCGTGGACGCCGCGCTGAAGCGCCTCGGCACCGACTATATCGACCTGTTGCAACTGCATGCCTTCGACGCCGGCACGCCGGTCGAGGAGGTGCTGTCGACGCTGGACGAGCTCGTGCGCGCCGGCAAGCTGCGTTATGTCGGCGTCTCCAACTTTTCCGGCTGGCAGGTGATGAAGTCGCTGGCGCAAGCCGACAGGCACGGCTATCCGCGCTACGTCGCGCACCAGGTCTACTATTCGCTGGTCGGCCGCGACTATGAGTGGGAGCTGATGCCGCTCGGCCTCGACCAGGGCGTCGGCGCGCTGGTGTGGAGCCCGCTCGGCTGGGGCCGCCTGACCGGCAAGATCCGCCGCGGCCAGCCTTTGCCGGAAAAGAGCCGGCTGCACGACACCGCCGGCTTCGGCCCGCCGGTCGAAGACGAGCATCTTTACCGGGTGATGGATGCGCTCGACGCGGTGGCGCAGGAAACCGGCAAGACCGTGCCGCAGATTGCCATCAACTGGCTGTTGCAGCGCCCCACCGTTTCCTCCGTCATCATCGGCGCCCGCAACGAGGAACAATTGCGCCAGAATCTCGGCGCCGTCGGCTGGTCGCTGACGCCGGAGCAGATGAAAAAACTCGACGCCGCAAGCGAAGTCACCGCGCCCTATCCGTATTTCGCCTATCGCCGCCAGGAAGGTTTTGCCCGGCTGAACCCGCAGGCGGTGTGA